In a single window of the Acinetobacter tibetensis genome:
- a CDS encoding phage head morphogenesis protein: MTISYTDALRYARDKKVVLPEEFYLLDLNARQYATTVSKLASLDQIRTVINLSNKAIESGSTFQEFKESIKAEGIKLSPHHLENIFRTNIQSAYAHGIWTQQQENKVNRPYLRYSSLTDSRVRPSHLALNNIVRHIDDSFWYTYYPPNGYLCRCGVDALTEAQAIKLGITPDDKLPSVQPDKGWAVSPASYGKHLNVVVQEKITEALAVDAPLASELINVRDEALLAQQANDEIVKVFQPMSEQSRNNLEVIVDRVIDQNKDVEPSAIRMLTELIREDEQSLTDLFKTSIMKDDIQSNVIVNWMKRSFDSLMKVAKNLKNKITGNNIKGFDSLNLQIGNVIGIQTPTLFRTAEQAGKNIVITDANGAALDLTKFNGLNGALLAPDLNLEVISISDTEIMLRKTSEVATRLFVANNTVYSLS; this comes from the coding sequence ATGACGATCAGTTATACAGATGCTCTGCGTTATGCGCGTGATAAGAAAGTTGTTCTACCTGAAGAGTTTTATTTGCTGGATTTGAATGCAAGGCAGTATGCAACCACAGTTAGTAAACTAGCTTCTCTTGATCAGATCCGAACCGTTATTAATCTATCCAATAAGGCGATTGAAAGCGGTTCAACATTTCAAGAGTTTAAAGAATCCATCAAGGCAGAGGGTATTAAGCTAAGCCCGCACCATCTTGAGAATATCTTTCGAACCAATATCCAGAGTGCTTATGCACACGGTATTTGGACGCAGCAGCAAGAGAATAAAGTCAATCGACCTTATTTGCGCTACTCATCTTTAACAGATAGTAGGGTTCGTCCAAGTCACTTAGCTTTAAACAATATTGTTCGGCACATTGATGATTCATTTTGGTACACATACTACCCGCCAAATGGTTATTTATGTCGTTGTGGTGTAGATGCGCTAACTGAAGCACAGGCGATAAAGTTAGGTATTACACCTGATGATAAGCTGCCTAGTGTTCAGCCCGATAAAGGTTGGGCTGTAAGTCCTGCGAGTTATGGAAAGCATTTAAATGTGGTGGTTCAGGAAAAGATTACTGAAGCACTCGCAGTCGATGCGCCTCTTGCATCTGAATTGATCAATGTGCGAGACGAGGCATTGCTTGCTCAACAAGCCAATGATGAAATCGTTAAAGTCTTTCAACCTATGTCTGAACAATCTCGAAATAATCTTGAAGTGATCGTAGATCGTGTGATTGATCAAAACAAGGATGTAGAGCCGAGTGCGATACGAATGTTGACGGAGTTGATTCGTGAAGATGAGCAATCACTGACTGACCTGTTCAAAACTTCAATCATGAAAGACGACATACAATCGAATGTCATTGTGAATTGGATGAAGCGTTCTTTTGATTCCCTTATGAAAGTCGCCAAGAATCTTAAAAATAAGATCACAGGTAATAACATCAAAGGTTTTGATTCGCTGAATTTGCAGATTGGTAATGTTATCGGTATTCAAACGCCAACATTATTTAGAACTGCAGAACAAGCAGGGAAGAATATTGTCATTACAGATGCAAATGGTGCTGCATTGGATTTGACTAAATTTAATGGTTTGAATGGTGCCTTACTTGCTCCTGATTTGAATCTAGAGGTAATTAGCATATCTGATACAGAAATAATGCTTAGAAAGACAAGCGAGGTTGCTACGCGACTATTTGTTGCCAATAACACCGTATATAGCTTGAGTTAG